Proteins encoded within one genomic window of Etheostoma cragini isolate CJK2018 chromosome 21, CSU_Ecrag_1.0, whole genome shotgun sequence:
- the mki67 gene encoding proliferation marker protein Ki-67 isoform X2 gives MPLHGKIVVIKRSGGDGTEFPLISTCLIGRRTDCDIRIQLPQVSKEHCKIDLNENKEVILTNLSSVTPTCLNGEALHQSERLKHGDVITVIDRSFRFEYPPPPTPKKRSSKGGKSETLKVLQDQQVGATVTTETGEKRISEVTTDPHLKDGTNNDNIQRPLEKTVEMETKEVDSQSKTSSPFSDLYQMIKKSLDVKTPRVSSASVLQTPTSRFCTPKPGSVRKNDGKPVLSSEEKITPKKDEVKVSPVADKTTGEAENVTNGTPKSVKKQRRSFQVPSAEVARPEVGEAENVANSEATSPEKRSRTPPQRFSACEVEPKSPVRRRSKEAEPAVTEEQDPAVTPTKTDGLRRSSPRNSGKEASKKRKYGEVLADSPTPQMKRKRVSFGGYLCPELFDKRLPPDSPLCKGATPRRSLCVSRPKQSLLRRASAIGLRQEFKEEHPDSPNVAAKMRTPSPKSSKKSPKPRTPSPKAAPPARRSPKSKSPSPARGRSPIVSVSPGVQTPLIKGRFSVSHISTPSPIADDAVTDQVPLVTATPKIPLRRKSMSRETPSTSKSAVKAMRRRSGISRASLKVKNSWADIVRFGPTKPQVAVPAKKTVTKKATKKIVSKPQTPARKLKDHVSTGHADSPVTIVVGRAHKQKVIYPTGAAPRLVTNIALLKKNMKMDEDLSGISEMLKTPVIDRKRRSVIDENDATKTPVGGLATSVVEPSVLNTPEESGEMIVSPLSFSSTVKVRSYNTEAVQRLLDDDHESSIVSDTPALETHSDDCSEQQCVVLKTTSVTPLKQKPDLPECLTGVKRIMKTPRQKAEPVEDLRGKILKTPKQRPEQQECLTGVKRIMKTPRQKAEPVEDIRGRILKTPKQKPEQQECLTGVKRMMTTPRQEPEPVEDIKVELLTTPKQKPEQQCLSGVKRICKTTQQEAEPLEDVQGKLLQTPKALEASDEQTVETLADMQESEDLTEMTDVNTPEVKSSPLVPPKETAKPVETFGIKRQSRGAPEEDFGGLQEFTEEALAEPTGQLETNEVEGQTAPDCDEDVAKEADANEVVVDDHMEEVPSGHNESLGAVETISQASVDEDISVEEPTVDAADENASGEQPAVDAADENASGEQPTVDAVDGNASGEQPAVDENTTEEQPTVDAVDENTSEEQPAVDMVDEIVPEEQPTVDAADENISEQPTVDAVDETLSEEPTVETATGKVTEIMDTTATEAEHEKKSVRGRRAKTAEDKQEAAEPSEDPVVPAPVRGRRGKKTEAAAPPAVRQTRGRNAKSQEGGGVEPTMEESTSLPPKVVLKPKRGRNAKTASDEQPGLVQEVVPEIEQNPPVDVDQEAHDSATPLEKAVLKPKRGRKPKQAEQPVPEQEDVPFTHCDRVPQVDVAEADANDVCSELVLSESDENQEEPTMETATGKVTELDPTATEAEHEKKSVRGRRAKTAEDKREAAEPSEDPVVPAPVRGRRGKKTEAAAPPAVKQTRGRNAKSQEVGDVEPTMEESTSLPPKVVLKPKRGRNAKTASDEQPEMGPEKVVEKTLVTEISTEDVSDQTLIKENDAAPPAEEAVLKPVRGRKTKPTPVEPPQPEPEKNEVMVNESHTADAQPQKSIPSLGKTTRGRQTKPDAVDRNEVMEDTVVAVETEQQSQLPVRARRGRNAKQEEEKLESASAETATSLEPAKKLMRTRKAEQDVRPREVQAKEMVIPEKTEVKTDEQTTVAAKPRRGGRKAKQDPELETPVESTEVQEVTAVSSTDKLKRGRRGKLVTEEAGVTAVVQEEQPDHELEAEKKNIAEPDTPVTKPSRSRGVKTSVKKEVLQAIPAKRARRGAALPLEEPNAESTEPAPTSVEPAKRGRRAAAKPTADNATATGEQPKPAEDSSNAFVEDTQMAKRSVRWKADLEVFDISKVTPVKAARGRKPKLAVQVHTESKNVSKEGNEAEEKDLSDNVEAQPVKRARRGAKVADVTSDEAASAREVQSVEAETLPKTRRGRIAKK, from the exons ATGCCATTGCACGGGAAAATAGTCGTGATTAAGAGGAGTGGAGGCGACGGGACTGAGTTTCCTCTTATTTCAACATGCCTAATTGGAAG GAGGACTGACTGCGATATTCGTATTCAGCTCCCTCAAGTCTCCAAGGAGCATTGCAAAATTGActtgaatgaaaataaagag GTCATTTTGACAAATTTGAGCTCAGTGACTCCAACTTGTTTGAACGGAGAGGCTCTGCATCAGTCTGAGCGTTTGAAGCATGGAGATGTGATAACTGTTATTGACCGTTCTTTTAG GTTTGAGTACCCTCCACCACCAACTCCAAAGAAGAGGTCTTCCAAAGGAGGCAAATCTGAAACCCTCAAA GTTCTTCAAGATCAGCAAGTGGGGGCCACTGTCACCACcgaaacaggagaaaaaaggaTCTCTGAAGTTACCACCG aCCCTCATCTGAAAGATGGAACTAACAATGACAACATCCAGCGACCCCTGGAGAAAACTGTGGAGATGGAAACTAAGGAGGTCGATAGCCAAAGCAAGACCAGCTCCCCCTTCAGCGATCTGTATCAAATGATCAAAAAATCTCTGGATGTCAAGACCCCTCGGGTATCTTCTGCCAGTGTGCTTCAAACACCTACCTCAAGGTTTTGCACTCCAAAACCTGGTTCAGTGAGGAAAAATGATGGAAAACCTGTCCTTTCATCAGAAGAGAAGATCACTCCAAAGAAGGATGAAGTTAAAGTTTCCCCTGTAGCTGACAAAACTACGGGGGAGGCCGAAAATGTAACTAACGGAACCCCCAAGTCTGTTAAGAAGCAGAGGAGGTCCTTCCAGGTTCCTTCTGCTGAGGTGGCCAGACCTGAAGTTGGGGAAGCTGAAAATGTTGCCAACTCTGAAGCAACTTCACCCGAGAAGCGAAGCCGTACACCCCCCCAGAGGTTCAGTGCATGTGAGGTGGAGCCCAAATCCCCCGTGAGACGGAGAAGCAAGGAGGCCGAACCTGCCGTGACTGAGGAGCAAGATCCAGCAGTGACTCCCACCAAAACGGATGGTCTTAGAAGGTCATCGCCAAGGAATTCTGGGAAAG AGGCGTCCAAAAAACGCAAATATGGAGAGGTGCTGGCCGACTCTCCCACACCACAAATGAAAAGGAAACGGGTTTCCTTTGGAGGATACCTGTGTCCTGAGTTGTTTGACAAACGTCTGCCTCCTGACTCTCCATTATGCAAGGGGGCCACTCCACGGAGAAGCTTGTGTGTCTCTAGACCCAAGCAGTCACTCCTCAGACGAGCGTCAGCCATTGGTTTGCGACAG GAGTTCAAAGAAGAGCATCCAGATAGCCCTAATGTGGCTGCAAAAATGAGGACCCCGTCACCTAAGTCATCAAAGAAGTCACCAAAACCCAGGACCCCCTCTCCCAAAGCTGCGCCTCCTGCAAGAAGGTCACCAAAATCTAAGAGTCCTTCGCCTGCCAGAGGAAGGTCTCCCATTGTTAGTGTATCACCAGGAGTCCAGACCCCATTAATAAAAGGGCGCTTCTCTGTGTCACACATCAGCACACCATCTCCCATTGCAGATGATGCTGTAACTGATCAGGTGCCTTTAGTCACTGCAACTCCTAAAATACCCCTGAGGAGAAAGAGCATGTCCCGGGAGACTCCAAGTACCTCAAAGAGTGCTGTAAAAGCAATGCGCAGAAGAAGTGGCATTTCACGGGCATCTCTGAAAG TCAAAAATTCTTGGGCAGACATTGTGAGATTTGGGCCAACTAAGCCTCAAGTCGCTGTTCCAGCTAAAAAGACGGTCAccaaaaaggcaacaaagaaGATTGTGTCTAAACCACAG ACCCCTGCAAGAAAACTCAAAGACCATGTCAGCACTGGACATGCAGACTCACCTGTTACCATTGTTGTGGGCAGAGCTCACAAACAAAAGGTTATATATCCAACTGGTGCTGCGCCAAGACTGGTCACCAATATCGCACTcctaaaaaagaacatgaaaatGGATGAGGACTTGAGTG GAATTTCGGAAATGTTAAAGACCCCTGTAATAGATAGGAAGAGGAGATCAGTAATTGATGAGAACGATGCCACAAAGACACCAGTGGGAGGTCTAGCAACATCTGTGGTAGAACCATCAGTGTTGAACACACCGGAGGAGTCAG GTGAAATGATTGTGTCTCCACTGAGTTTTTCATCTACTGTAAAAGTCAGAAGTTACAACACTGAAGCAGTCCAACGTCTCCTTGATGATGACCATGAATCTAGCATTGTCAGTGACACCCCTGCCTTAGAGACTCACTCTGACGATTGCAGCGAACAGCAGTGTGTAGTTTTGAAGACTACTTCTGTAACACCTCTCAAACAGAAGCCAGATTTGCCAGAGTGTCTCACCGGAGTAAAGAGGATCATGAAGACGCCAAGACAGAAGGCCGAGCCTGTTGAGGACTTGAGAGGGAAGATTTTGAAGACCCCTAAGCAGAGACCCGAACAACAGGAGTGTCTCACCGGAGTCAAGAGGATCATGAAGACCCCAAGACAGAAAGCCGAGCCTGTTGAGGACATCAGAGGGAGGATTTTGAAGACCCCTAAGCAGAAACCCGAACAACAAGAGTGTCTCACTGGGGTCAAGAGGATGATGACCACCCCAAGACAGGAACCTGAGCCTGTAGAGGACATCAAAGTGGAACTTCTGACAACTCCCAAGCAGAAGCCTGAACAACAGTGTCTCAGCGGGGTTAAGAGGATTTGTAAGACCACTCAACAGGAGGCTGAACCTCTTGAAGATGTTCAAGGAAAACTGCTGCAAACTCCCAAAGCTCTAGAAGCTAGTGATGAGCAAACGGTGGAGACGCTAGCAGACATGCAAGAATCTGAAGACCTAACTGAAATGACAGACGTGAACACTCCAGAAGTAAAAAGCTCCCCATTGGTACCTCCCAAAGAAACGGCCAAACCTGTTGAGACCTTTGGTATCAAGAGGCAGAGTCGTGGTGCACCAGAGGAAGACTTTGGGGGACTTCAGGAGTTTACGGAGGAGGCACTGGCTGAACCCACAGGACAACTTGAGACAAATGAG gttGAGGGTCAAACGGCTCCAGATTGTGATGAAGATGTAGCAAAAG AAGCGGATGCAAATGAAGTTGTTGTTGATGACCACATGGAGGAGGTGCCAAGTGGACACAATGAATCATTAGGTGCCGTGGAAACAATCTCTCAAGCATCTGTAGATGAGGATATATCTGTGGAAGAACCCACAGTGGACGCAGCAGATGAGAATGCCTCTGGAGAACAACCCGCAGTGGACGCAGCAGATGAGAATGCATCTGGAGAACAACCCACAGTGGACGCAGTAGATGGGAATGCATCTGGAGAACAACCTGCAGTAGATGAGAATACAACTGAAGAACAACCCACAGTGGACGCGGTAGATGAGAATACATCTGAAGAACAACCCGCAGTAGACATGGTAGATGAGATTGTACCTGAAGAACAACCCACAGTAGATGCAGCAGATGAGAATATATCTGAACAACCCACAGTGGATGCGGTAGATGAGACTCTATCTGAAGAACCCACAGTGGAGACTGCTACTGGGAAAGTCACCGAAATAATGGACACAACTGCCACCGAAGCGGAGCATGAGAAGAAATCAGTTCGAGGCAGAAGGGCAAAAACAGCTGAGGATAAACAAGAGGCAGCAGAACCGTCTGAAGATCCTGTCGTCCCTGCTCCagtcagaggaagaagagggaagaAAACTGAAGCTGCAGCCCCACCTGCTGTGAGACAAACTAGAGGCAGAAATGCAAAGTCTCAAGAAGGCGGCGGTGTTGAGCCCACAATGGAGGAAAGTACGTCCCTGCCTCCCAAAGTTGTCCTTAAGCctaaaagaggaagaaatgcCAAAACCGCCTCCGATGAGCAACCTGGGCTGGTCCAAGAGGTTGTCCCTGAAATTGAACAGAATCCACCTGTTGATGTTGACCAAGAAGCACATGACAGTGCAACCCCCTTGGAGAAGGCTGTGTTGAAGCCCAAGCGAGGGAGAAAACCTAAACAGGCTGAACAACCAGTGCCAGAGCAGGAAGATGTGCCTTTTACTCACTGTGACCGTGTTCCCCAAGTTGACGTGGCTGAAG CAGATGCAAATGATGTCTGCAGTGAGCTGGTCCTCAGTGAAAGTGATGAAAATCAAGAAGAACCCACAATGGAGACTGCTACTGGCAAAGTCACCGAATTAGACCCAACTGCCACCGAAGCGGAGCATGAGAAGAAATCAGTTCGAGGCAGAAGGGCAAAAACAGCTGAGGATAAACGAGAGGCAGCAGAACCGTCTGAAGATCCTGTCGTCCCTGCTCCagtcagaggaagaagagggaagaAAACTGAAGCTGCAGCCCCACCTGCTGTGAAACAAACCAGAGGCAGAAATGCAAAGTCTCAAGAAGTCGGCGATGTTGAGCCCACAATGGAGGAAAGTACGTCCCTGCCTCCCAAAGTTGTCCTTAAGCctaaaagaggaagaaatgcCAAAACCGCCTCCGATGAGCAACCTGAGATGGGACCAGAGAAAGTTGTGGAAAAAACACTGGTGACTGAGATTTCCACTGAAGATGTGAGTGACCAGActctaataaaagaaaatgatgctGCCCCCCCTGCAGAGGAAGCTGTCCTGAAGCCTGTTAGAgggagaaaaactaaaccaactCCCGTTGAGCCACCTCAGCCGGAGCCAGAGAAAAATGAAGTTATGGTTAATGAGTCTCATACAGCCGATGCACAACCTCAAAAGTCCATCCCTTCTCTTGGAAAAACCACAAGAGGGAGACAGACCAAGCCTGATGCTGTTGACCGGAATGAGGTGATGGAGGACACAGTTGTTGCTGTGGAGACCGAGCAGCAATCTCAGCTTCCAGTCAGGGCGAGGAGGGGAAGAAATGctaaacaggaagaagaaaagctaGAGTCTGCTTCCGCTGAGACTGCTACATCCCTGGAGCCGGCTAAAAAACTGATGAGAACCAGGAAGGCAGAGCAAGACGTAAGACCGAGAGAAGTCCAAGCCAAGGAAATGGTTATTCCAGAGAAGACTGAAGTGAAGACGGATGAACAGACCACAGTGGCTGCAAAACCCAGGCGAGGAGGACGGAAAGCCAAACAAGACCCTGAGCTTGAAACCCCTGTGGAGTCCACTGAGGTCCAAGAGGTCACTGCCGTCAGCTCCACAGACAAACTCAAAAGGGGTAGGAGAGGAAAACTAGTAACTGAAGAGGCTGGAGTCACTGCTGTGGTACAAGAGGAACAACCTGACCATGAGCTAGAGGCTGAAAAGAAGAACATTGCTGAGCCAGACACTCCAGTCACTAAACCAAGCAGGTCAAGGGGGGTGAAAACGTCTGTAAAAAAGGAGGTTTTGCAAGCCATTCCAGCCAAGAGAGCCCGTCGAGGTGCAGCTCTTCCCCTTGAGGAGCCCAATGCAGAATCCACAGAGCCTGCGCCAACTTCAGTAGAGCCAGCCAAAAGAGGGAGACGGGCAGCAGCAAAGCCCACCGCCGACAATGCCACGGCGACCGGAGAGCAGCCGAAACCCGCTGAAGATTCGAGCAATGCTTTTGTGGAAGACACCCAAATGGCCAAAAGATCCGTGAGGTGGAAAGCAGATCTGGAAGTCtttgacatttcaaaagtaACACCTGTAAAGGCAGCTCGAGGTAGGAAACCAAAACTTGCGGTCCAAGTCCACACTGAAAGCAAAAATGTGTCCAAGGAAGGTAACGAAGCTGAAGAGAAGGATCTCTCAGACAACGTTGAAGCTCAGCCCGTCAAGAGAGCCAGGCGAGGGGCAAAGGTCGCCGATGTCACCTCTGATGAAGCGGCGTCCGCGCGCGAGGTGCAAAGTGTTGAGGCCGAGACACTGCCGAAAACCCGAAGAGGGAGAATCGctaagaaataa